In one window of Opitutus sp. GAS368 DNA:
- the bglX gene encoding beta-glucosidase BglX, which produces MHLRLLLPSLSMLVLLPIARPATAPTTLPVEDRVRDLLSRMTLEEKVGQLVQYSGRDTLTGPGSQAELVPLIKAGGAGSMLNVHGAAKTREWQKLAVESSRLHIPMLFALDVVHGCRTIFPIPLGTAASWDLGAIEQAERIAAIEASATGIHWTFAPMVDIARDPRWGRIAESAGEDPFLGSTIARARVRGFQTDRLGAPGTILACAKHFAAYGAVQAGRDYFTTDVTERVLRDVYFPPFRAAVDAGVATFMAGFNDLDGTPCTANAFLLDRVLRGEWGFRGFVISDWQGISEMLEHGNVADLRDAARQSFLAGLDVDMEAQGYEKHLAELVRSGAVPVARLDAAVGAVLAAKFRLGLFEDPYRNCDEAQEKALLFAPAHREAARDLARRSAVLLKNNGVLPLKAGGITVAVVGPLADSAGDQLGCWSGLGERSEVVTLRAALAEAFPGARLRYAQGCLTTGDDTSGFAAARQAAAGADVIVAALGETANQSGESTSRASLDLSGPQLALLRELHATGKPVVLLLMAGRPLLLEAVDPLVDAILVGWHPGSMGGPGLADVLTGAYNPSGKLPVTWPRSVGQIPLFYAHKNSGRPTPTDPEGKYFSHYIDTPNTPRFRFGFGLSYTTFAYDSLRLSAPVLQPGGPALIVTARVRNAGARAGEEVVQLYVRDRVGSVTRPVRELKGFEKIALAAGESREVSFRLAPADLAFCRADMTFGPEPGAFDVFVGGDSNAALSAPFTLTAP; this is translated from the coding sequence ATGCATCTCCGCCTGCTTCTCCCCTCCCTCAGCATGTTGGTTCTCCTACCGATCGCCCGCCCCGCCACCGCTCCCACCACCTTGCCCGTCGAGGACCGCGTTCGCGACCTCCTCTCCCGGATGACCCTGGAGGAAAAGGTCGGCCAGCTGGTCCAGTATTCCGGCCGCGACACTCTGACCGGCCCGGGCTCGCAGGCCGAGCTCGTCCCGCTGATCAAGGCCGGCGGCGCCGGCAGCATGCTGAATGTCCATGGCGCGGCCAAGACGCGCGAGTGGCAGAAGCTCGCCGTCGAATCGTCCCGGCTGCACATCCCGATGCTCTTCGCCCTCGATGTGGTCCATGGCTGCCGGACGATCTTCCCCATTCCGCTCGGCACGGCGGCCTCGTGGGATCTCGGCGCCATCGAGCAGGCCGAGCGCATCGCCGCCATCGAGGCGTCCGCGACCGGGATACACTGGACCTTCGCCCCGATGGTCGACATCGCCCGCGATCCGCGCTGGGGCCGCATCGCCGAGAGCGCCGGTGAGGATCCTTTCCTCGGCTCCACCATCGCGCGCGCGCGCGTCCGCGGCTTCCAGACCGACCGGCTTGGCGCGCCCGGCACCATTCTCGCCTGCGCCAAGCACTTCGCCGCCTACGGCGCCGTCCAGGCGGGCCGCGACTACTTCACCACCGACGTGACCGAGCGCGTCCTGCGCGACGTTTATTTCCCGCCCTTCCGCGCCGCGGTGGACGCCGGCGTCGCAACCTTCATGGCGGGCTTCAACGACCTCGACGGCACCCCCTGCACGGCCAACGCCTTCCTGCTCGACCGCGTGCTCCGCGGCGAGTGGGGCTTCCGCGGCTTCGTCATCTCCGACTGGCAGGGCATCAGCGAAATGCTCGAACACGGCAACGTCGCCGACCTGCGCGACGCCGCGCGCCAGTCCTTCCTCGCCGGCCTCGATGTCGACATGGAGGCCCAGGGCTACGAAAAGCACCTGGCGGAACTGGTCCGCAGCGGCGCCGTGCCGGTGGCCCGGCTGGACGCCGCCGTCGGCGCGGTGCTGGCCGCGAAGTTCCGCCTCGGCCTTTTCGAGGACCCCTACCGCAACTGCGACGAGGCGCAGGAGAAAGCGCTGCTGTTCGCCCCTGCCCACCGCGAAGCCGCCCGGGACCTTGCCCGCCGCTCCGCGGTGCTCCTGAAAAACAACGGCGTGCTGCCGCTCAAGGCCGGCGGGATCACCGTGGCCGTTGTCGGCCCGCTGGCGGACAGTGCCGGGGACCAGCTCGGCTGCTGGAGCGGCCTCGGCGAGAGAAGCGAGGTCGTGACCCTCCGCGCCGCGCTGGCCGAAGCTTTCCCGGGTGCCCGGCTCCGTTACGCCCAAGGCTGTCTGACCACGGGCGATGACACCTCCGGCTTTGCCGCCGCGCGCCAGGCCGCGGCCGGCGCCGATGTCATCGTTGCTGCGCTTGGCGAAACCGCGAACCAGAGCGGCGAAAGCACCAGCCGCGCCTCGCTCGACCTCTCCGGACCGCAGCTGGCGCTGTTGCGCGAACTGCACGCGACCGGCAAACCCGTCGTCCTCCTTCTGATGGCCGGGCGACCGCTCCTCCTCGAGGCCGTCGACCCGCTGGTCGACGCCATCCTCGTCGGCTGGCACCCCGGCTCGATGGGTGGTCCCGGGCTGGCCGATGTCCTCACCGGCGCCTATAATCCCTCCGGCAAGTTGCCCGTGACGTGGCCGCGCTCCGTCGGCCAGATCCCGCTGTTCTATGCCCACAAGAATTCCGGCCGGCCCACGCCCACGGACCCGGAGGGCAAGTATTTTTCCCACTACATCGACACCCCCAACACGCCGCGCTTCCGCTTCGGCTTTGGGCTGAGCTACACCACCTTCGCCTACGACTCGCTCAGGTTGAGTGCGCCCGTGCTCCAGCCCGGCGGCCCCGCGCTCATCGTCACCGCCCGCGTCCGCAATGCCGGGGCGCGCGCCGGCGAGGAGGTCGTGCAACTCTACGTGCGCGACCGCGTGGGCTCAGTCACGCGGCCGGTCCGTGAACTGAAGGGATTCGAGAAGATCGCGCTCGCCGCCGGCGAATCCCGCGAAGTCAGCTTCCGGCTCGCCCCCGCCGACCTTGCGTTCTGCCGGGCCGACATGACGTTCGGTCCCGAGCCTGGGGCCTTCGACGTCTTTGTCGGCGGCGATTCCAACGCCGCGCTCTCGGCCCCGTTCACCCTGACCGCCCCCTAA
- a CDS encoding TonB-dependent receptor plug domain-containing protein yields MAQTASPPPAAADNEKPLVLETFTVNTEKDNGYIAVDSLSGGRQNSPIRITPAAMSSITREFINDLSLTNVQDALKWSLNAIPTDFRNGISGASGGEVFNFWSISIRGDSHVQGGNPPTKNYFPTFMVQDTYNVDRIEFDSGPNSILFGIGDIGGSMATYTKQARFDKDFYDAVFTTSNYGGYRATFDANEVGFDKHLALRLNALVANEKGWKDGDNHKKKAVDLAATWKFSDHTQVRFEIEGWKEEKTVFAQTIQDGTSLWDKNTSAATWGAAIANSGSNPINTPGAPGVTTMGAWGGPQNYQVWTPSVGLFNWGGGTRSMGTGDVNWGAYLRPTPFTYYLANPAGTNIMALPSKSFAVSPADGLLKPENLNMTLSFEHQINDNSEFAISGYRYVDDAKAKNFEGAGGGNGYGVAYDLNKQLPNGQTNPNYGKLFSDFFLDAQTQDHSVKEVRGQYSYHFDTTVRNIPIKQLFSVSAGQQETEYNARQYQAQVLNNYDPNNWTQTMLWGRVYWDNPQAALNVPTAVNGQNIAYVPLPFNWYDFNSKQTIKYFGGFSQTRLWDDRLNISLGLRHDSYDNWKVGLRGTSNTPTISSGSGNTYSAGFVGYVTEWLGVVGNLSENYQPAAGGLAPSLFGKVFGPSFGKGKNIGLRVSTKDGKYYASANWYNDTSHDIIGGDSPDFQGIWNDYFAAGGTTTAIGPAGNVTGGAGTYHANMSYADTYDVKYTGFEFEVTANPTKNFRLQLHYSAPKGEKTNDGPNAAAYFAQNLSIWQAAAGGSSPASTKLASDLTNAQGRIAAVAVPVTTGHLVKYIFNAFGTYSFTENSLKGLELGAGVTSLGQQYGNPWDSVNGQRTLSPSYTTYSVLARYSTVFNAMDSKIHAKFQVNVDNLFGKDTLVFLNYAGYGSSQSQPMDYNMVAPRKITASVTLSF; encoded by the coding sequence ATGGCCCAGACGGCTTCGCCTCCCCCGGCGGCCGCTGACAACGAAAAACCGCTCGTGCTGGAGACGTTCACCGTCAACACCGAGAAGGACAACGGCTACATCGCCGTCGATTCCCTGTCCGGCGGCCGGCAGAACTCGCCCATCCGGATAACACCGGCAGCCATGTCGTCGATCACACGGGAGTTCATCAACGATCTGTCCCTCACCAACGTGCAGGACGCCCTGAAGTGGTCCCTGAACGCCATTCCGACGGATTTCCGCAACGGCATCTCCGGCGCGTCGGGCGGCGAAGTGTTCAACTTCTGGTCGATCAGCATCCGTGGCGACAGCCATGTGCAAGGCGGCAATCCGCCCACCAAGAACTACTTCCCGACGTTCATGGTGCAGGACACCTACAATGTCGACCGCATCGAGTTCGACAGCGGCCCCAACTCGATCCTGTTCGGCATCGGTGACATCGGCGGCAGCATGGCCACCTACACCAAGCAGGCGCGGTTCGATAAGGACTTCTATGATGCGGTCTTCACCACCAGCAACTATGGCGGCTATCGGGCCACGTTTGACGCCAACGAGGTCGGCTTCGACAAGCATCTCGCGCTACGGCTCAACGCCCTGGTCGCCAATGAAAAAGGCTGGAAGGACGGCGACAACCACAAGAAGAAGGCCGTCGACCTGGCCGCCACCTGGAAGTTCTCCGACCACACGCAGGTGCGGTTCGAGATCGAAGGCTGGAAGGAGGAAAAGACCGTATTCGCCCAAACCATCCAGGACGGCACCTCGTTGTGGGACAAGAACACCAGTGCCGCCACGTGGGGCGCGGCCATCGCCAACTCCGGGTCCAATCCGATCAACACGCCCGGCGCTCCCGGCGTCACGACGATGGGTGCCTGGGGCGGTCCGCAAAACTACCAAGTCTGGACCCCGAGCGTCGGCCTGTTCAACTGGGGCGGAGGCACGCGTTCCATGGGAACGGGTGACGTCAACTGGGGCGCCTACCTGCGGCCCACGCCCTTCACCTACTACCTGGCCAATCCGGCCGGCACGAACATCATGGCGCTGCCCAGCAAGAGTTTCGCCGTGAGTCCGGCCGACGGACTCCTCAAGCCCGAAAACCTGAACATGACCCTGAGCTTCGAGCACCAGATCAACGACAACAGCGAGTTTGCGATCTCCGGCTATCGCTATGTTGACGACGCCAAGGCGAAGAACTTCGAGGGCGCCGGCGGTGGCAACGGCTATGGCGTGGCCTACGACCTCAACAAGCAGCTGCCGAACGGCCAGACGAATCCGAATTACGGCAAACTGTTCTCGGATTTCTTCCTCGATGCCCAGACCCAGGATCACTCCGTGAAAGAGGTCCGCGGCCAGTATTCTTATCACTTCGACACCACGGTGAGGAATATCCCGATCAAGCAGCTCTTCAGTGTGTCGGCTGGCCAGCAGGAGACGGAATACAATGCGCGCCAGTATCAGGCGCAGGTTCTGAACAACTACGACCCGAACAACTGGACCCAGACCATGCTGTGGGGCCGCGTCTATTGGGACAACCCCCAGGCCGCGCTCAATGTCCCGACCGCCGTCAACGGCCAGAACATCGCCTACGTTCCGCTCCCGTTCAACTGGTATGACTTCAACTCGAAGCAGACCATCAAATACTTCGGCGGATTCTCGCAGACGCGCCTCTGGGACGACCGCCTGAACATCTCCCTCGGCCTGCGGCACGACTCCTACGACAACTGGAAGGTCGGCCTGCGCGGCACCAGCAACACGCCGACGATCTCCAGCGGCTCGGGCAACACCTACTCCGCCGGGTTCGTGGGCTATGTCACCGAGTGGCTCGGCGTGGTCGGCAACCTGTCCGAAAACTACCAGCCGGCGGCCGGTGGCCTGGCCCCCAGCCTTTTCGGCAAGGTGTTTGGCCCGTCGTTCGGCAAGGGCAAGAATATCGGCCTGCGCGTTTCCACCAAGGACGGCAAATACTATGCCTCGGCGAATTGGTATAACGACACCTCGCACGACATCATTGGCGGCGACAGCCCCGATTTCCAAGGCATCTGGAACGACTACTTCGCGGCGGGCGGCACCACCACCGCCATCGGGCCGGCCGGCAATGTAACGGGCGGCGCAGGCACCTACCACGCCAACATGTCGTATGCGGACACCTACGATGTGAAATACACCGGCTTCGAATTCGAGGTGACGGCAAACCCGACGAAGAACTTCCGGCTGCAGTTGCACTATTCCGCCCCGAAGGGCGAGAAGACGAATGACGGTCCGAACGCGGCCGCCTACTTCGCGCAGAACCTGTCGATCTGGCAGGCTGCCGCCGGCGGCTCCTCCCCCGCCAGCACGAAACTGGCTTCGGACCTGACCAATGCCCAAGGCCGGATCGCGGCGGTGGCCGTGCCGGTCACCACCGGCCACCTGGTGAAGTACATCTTCAACGCGTTCGGGACCTACTCCTTCACGGAAAACAGCCTGAAGGGGCTCGAACTCGGCGCGGGTGTGACTTCCTTGGGGCAGCAATACGGCAATCCCTGGGACTCGGTCAACGGACAGCGCACGCTGTCACCCAGCTACACCACCTATTCGGTGCTCGCCCGGTATTCCACGGTCTTCAATGCCATGGATTCCAAGATCCACGCCAAGTTCCAGGTCAACGTGGACAACCTGTTCGGGAAAGACACCCTCGTCTTCCTGAACTACGCGGGCTACGGCTCGAGCCAGTCCCAGCCGATGGACTATAATATGGTCGCCCCGAGAAAAATCACCGCCTCGGTGACTCTCTCGTTCTAA
- a CDS encoding TIM-barrel domain-containing protein: MKISNLLPRSALALLAILAVPLCAETFAPRATGTAATLGDGLAFFLPADLPPARVPHSFALLEPARPGGALPAGWRVTPQFSFSENRTRATIAIETGTSLYGTGEVTGPLQRNGRTVTLWNTDNFRYEKNAGLRLYQSHPWVLAVRADGSAFGVLADTTWGTELSLNGSIEFSSDGPSFPILVIDRDSPQAVLGELARLTGHMPLPPLWALGYQQCRWSYQPAARVREIADSFRARQIPCDVLWMDIDYMDGFRVFTFSPKEFPDPRGLNAYLHEHGFKSVWMIDPGVKADPADATYTSGTAADVWVHGAFDAPYAGDVWPGECRFPDFTRPETRAWWAGLYKNFMAAGVDGVWNDMNEPAVFNVPGGTMPPHNWHRGGGDIAPGTHARYHNVYGMLMACASREGIMAANPGKRPFVLTRANFLGGQRYAATWTGDNMSTWEHFRMAIPMTLNLGLSGQPFNGPDLGGFTGTAEPELWGNWVAVGAFFPFCRAHAEKSTPPKEPWAFGPEVEAVARTALQRRYRLLPYYYTLFEESSRTGQPVMRPVFFADPKDPALRAEDRVFLVGDDLLVVPKWAAQPALPHGNWRTVSLVGENSTKDKYHPDLRIREGAIVPLGRVIQSTAETSLDPLTLLVSLDGQGRAAGRLYEDAGDGYGYQKGDFLLTTYRAVREGRTVTVTVDHTEGFRPRPSRPVVVQLVTDSGTIEATGRDGQPVTLTLTP, translated from the coding sequence ATGAAGATCAGTAATCTGCTCCCCCGGTCTGCCCTGGCCCTCCTGGCGATCCTCGCCGTTCCGCTCTGCGCGGAGACCTTTGCCCCGCGCGCCACCGGCACCGCCGCGACGCTCGGCGACGGCCTCGCGTTCTTCCTGCCGGCCGACCTGCCGCCCGCGCGCGTGCCGCACTCCTTCGCGCTGCTGGAACCGGCGCGGCCGGGCGGCGCCTTACCGGCGGGCTGGCGCGTGACGCCGCAGTTCAGCTTCAGCGAAAACCGCACCCGCGCCACCATCGCCATCGAGACCGGCACCAGCCTTTACGGCACGGGCGAGGTCACCGGCCCGCTCCAGCGCAACGGGCGGACCGTCACGCTTTGGAACACCGACAACTTTCGCTACGAGAAAAACGCCGGCCTGAGACTCTACCAGTCCCACCCATGGGTGCTCGCCGTCCGCGCCGACGGCTCGGCCTTTGGCGTGCTCGCCGACACGACCTGGGGCACCGAGCTCAGCCTCAACGGCTCCATCGAGTTCTCCAGCGACGGCCCCTCATTCCCCATCCTCGTCATCGACCGCGATTCCCCGCAGGCGGTCCTGGGCGAACTCGCCCGCCTCACCGGCCACATGCCCCTGCCGCCGCTCTGGGCCCTCGGCTACCAGCAGTGCCGCTGGTCCTACCAGCCCGCCGCGCGCGTGCGGGAGATCGCCGACAGCTTCCGCGCGCGGCAGATTCCCTGCGACGTCCTCTGGATGGACATCGACTACATGGACGGCTTCCGCGTGTTTACGTTCAGCCCGAAGGAGTTTCCCGATCCGCGCGGCCTCAACGCCTACCTGCACGAGCACGGCTTCAAAAGCGTCTGGATGATCGATCCCGGCGTGAAGGCCGATCCGGCCGACGCCACCTACACCTCCGGCACGGCCGCCGACGTGTGGGTCCACGGCGCCTTTGACGCGCCCTACGCCGGCGACGTCTGGCCCGGCGAGTGCCGTTTCCCCGATTTCACCCGCCCCGAGACGCGCGCCTGGTGGGCCGGCCTCTACAAGAATTTCATGGCAGCGGGCGTGGACGGAGTCTGGAACGACATGAACGAGCCCGCCGTCTTCAACGTCCCCGGCGGCACGATGCCGCCGCACAACTGGCACCGCGGCGGCGGCGACATCGCCCCCGGCACGCACGCCCGCTACCACAATGTCTACGGCATGCTGATGGCGTGCGCCTCGCGCGAGGGCATCATGGCCGCCAACCCCGGCAAGCGCCCCTTCGTGCTCACGCGCGCCAACTTCCTCGGCGGCCAGCGCTACGCGGCGACCTGGACCGGTGACAACATGTCGACGTGGGAGCATTTCCGCATGGCGATCCCGATGACGCTGAACCTCGGGCTCTCCGGCCAGCCGTTCAACGGACCCGATCTCGGTGGCTTCACCGGCACGGCCGAGCCCGAACTCTGGGGCAATTGGGTCGCGGTCGGTGCGTTCTTCCCGTTTTGCCGCGCCCACGCCGAGAAGTCCACGCCGCCCAAGGAACCCTGGGCTTTCGGACCCGAGGTCGAGGCGGTCGCCCGCACCGCCCTGCAGCGCCGCTACCGCCTCCTGCCTTATTACTACACGCTCTTCGAGGAGAGCTCACGCACCGGCCAGCCGGTCATGCGCCCGGTATTCTTTGCCGACCCGAAGGACCCCGCCCTGCGCGCCGAGGACCGGGTCTTTCTCGTCGGCGACGATCTGCTCGTCGTGCCGAAGTGGGCCGCCCAGCCCGCCTTGCCGCACGGGAACTGGCGCACCGTCTCCCTCGTCGGGGAAAATTCCACCAAGGACAAATACCACCCCGACCTTCGCATCCGGGAAGGCGCCATCGTGCCGCTGGGCCGCGTGATCCAGAGCACGGCCGAAACCTCCCTTGACCCGCTGACCTTGCTGGTCTCGCTCGACGGCCAGGGCCGCGCCGCCGGCCGCCTCTACGAGGATGCGGGCGACGGTTACGGCTACCAAAAGGGTGATTTTCTTCTCACGACCTACCGCGCCGTTCGCGAGGGCCGGACCGTTACGGTCACAGTCGATCACACCGAGGGCTTCCGCCCGCGGCCGTCGCGCCCCGTGGTGGTCCAGCTTGTCACCGATTCCGGCACCATCGAGGCCACCGGGCGCGACGGCCAGCCGGTCACGCTCACCCTCACACCCTGA
- a CDS encoding glucoamylase family protein — protein sequence MNTSLLKNTLPHPPLPLDPDGLRRFRRAILGVLALLGALTVQAAFYDQHVLFDNAATDGPYAHSETYVVAPSTLEEVNHRIPATSDHCVSPPNALRLKWKSAPGGDWSVILRPPWHEWRKFELQGDTLAFWCYADTEITEANSPRIFLQDRTGLGSDSLTLVRDGARIPAGQWVRVKLPLGRTDPIFHDTSDRVFRLRDAVSVTFTQGLDDGVPHTLYLDDLMIIDGAAAGTTTPAAPAGLAAKGYEQHCDLSWRASNADDLLAYRIYRSWDGKNFTAVGTQRGSWTRYEDFTGKPGVPAYYKVSAINVAGSESALSDAAGATTRKFSDDELLTMVQEGCFRYYWEAGHPNAGLAPEITPGDPNMMAVGGNGFGVMALLVATDRQFITREQGAGRMLQIVRFLAKADRFHGAWAHFLDGRTGKVMPVFGKYDNGGDLVETAFMIQGLLAARQYFDRDTPAEREIRDTATRLWREVEWDWYRQQPDSDVLYWHWSPDYGFHINHPLIGWNETMIIYLLAIASPTHPVPASMWHTGWAGQSDRHVRYRQGWSRTTEGDHFTNEHSYYGIKLEVGEGNGADLFFTHFSFMGFDPRGLRDRYTNYFKNNRAIALIQQAYAIDNPRKYAGYGADCWGRSAGVNSGGGRALPRDDNGTINVMASLASMPYTPDESMAALRHFYRDLGPKIWGPGGFYDGFNETQNRFDPDYMALNQAPIVVMIENYRTGLVWRNFMANPEIAPALRAIGFQPDK from the coding sequence ATGAATACCTCCCTGCTTAAAAATACTCTCCCGCATCCGCCCCTCCCCCTCGATCCGGACGGCCTCCGCCGGTTCCGCCGCGCGATCCTCGGCGTGCTCGCCCTGCTTGGCGCTCTGACCGTGCAGGCGGCGTTCTATGACCAGCACGTGCTCTTCGATAACGCCGCAACAGACGGCCCCTACGCACACAGCGAGACCTACGTCGTCGCCCCGAGCACGCTCGAGGAAGTCAACCACCGCATCCCCGCCACGAGCGACCATTGCGTCAGCCCGCCCAATGCGCTTCGCCTCAAATGGAAGTCCGCCCCGGGCGGCGACTGGAGCGTCATCCTCCGGCCACCGTGGCATGAATGGCGCAAATTCGAGCTGCAGGGCGACACCCTCGCGTTCTGGTGCTACGCCGACACCGAGATCACCGAGGCCAACTCGCCGCGGATTTTCCTGCAGGATCGCACCGGCCTGGGGTCGGATTCGCTCACGCTCGTGCGGGACGGTGCCCGCATTCCGGCCGGACAGTGGGTCCGCGTCAAACTGCCCCTCGGCCGGACCGATCCGATTTTTCATGACACCAGCGACCGTGTGTTCCGGTTGCGCGACGCGGTCAGCGTCACGTTCACGCAAGGACTCGATGACGGCGTGCCGCACACCCTCTACCTGGATGATCTCATGATCATCGATGGTGCCGCGGCCGGCACGACGACGCCCGCCGCGCCAGCCGGCCTTGCGGCCAAGGGCTATGAGCAGCATTGCGACCTTTCCTGGCGGGCCAGCAACGCGGACGACCTGCTCGCCTACCGCATCTACCGCTCATGGGACGGGAAGAACTTCACCGCCGTCGGCACCCAGCGCGGCAGCTGGACGCGCTACGAGGACTTCACCGGCAAGCCCGGGGTGCCGGCTTACTACAAGGTCAGCGCCATCAACGTGGCGGGCAGCGAATCGGCGCTTTCGGACGCCGCGGGGGCGACCACCCGCAAGTTCAGCGACGACGAGCTCCTCACGATGGTGCAGGAGGGCTGCTTCCGTTATTATTGGGAGGCCGGCCATCCCAACGCCGGCCTGGCCCCGGAAATCACGCCCGGCGATCCGAACATGATGGCCGTGGGTGGCAACGGCTTCGGTGTCATGGCCCTCCTCGTGGCCACGGACCGCCAGTTCATCACCCGCGAGCAGGGCGCCGGCCGCATGCTGCAGATCGTGCGCTTCCTCGCCAAGGCCGACCGCTTCCACGGGGCCTGGGCGCACTTCCTCGACGGCCGCACCGGCAAGGTCATGCCTGTTTTCGGCAAATACGACAACGGCGGCGATCTGGTCGAGACAGCCTTCATGATCCAGGGCCTGCTCGCCGCCCGCCAGTATTTCGATCGCGACACGCCGGCCGAGCGCGAGATCCGCGACACCGCCACCCGGCTCTGGCGCGAGGTCGAGTGGGACTGGTATCGCCAGCAACCCGACAGCGACGTGCTCTACTGGCATTGGTCGCCCGACTACGGCTTCCATATCAACCACCCGCTCATCGGCTGGAACGAGACGATGATCATCTATCTTCTCGCCATCGCCTCGCCCACGCATCCCGTGCCCGCCAGCATGTGGCACACCGGCTGGGCCGGGCAGTCCGACCGCCATGTGCGCTACCGCCAGGGCTGGAGCCGCACGACCGAGGGCGACCATTTCACCAACGAGCACAGCTACTACGGCATCAAGCTCGAGGTCGGCGAGGGCAACGGCGCCGACCTGTTCTTCACGCATTTCTCCTTCATGGGCTTCGACCCGCGCGGCCTCCGCGACCGCTACACGAACTACTTCAAGAACAACCGCGCCATCGCGCTCATCCAGCAGGCCTACGCCATCGACAATCCCCGGAAATACGCCGGCTACGGCGCCGATTGCTGGGGCCGTTCGGCCGGCGTGAACAGCGGCGGCGGCCGGGCCCTGCCGCGCGACGACAACGGCACCATCAACGTCATGGCCTCGCTCGCCTCGATGCCCTACACGCCCGACGAGTCGATGGCCGCACTGCGCCACTTCTACCGCGACCTCGGCCCGAAAATCTGGGGTCCCGGCGGGTTCTATGACGGCTTCAACGAGACCCAGAACCGCTTCGACCCCGACTACATGGCCTTGAACCAGGCGCCGATCGTCGTGATGATCGAGAATTACCGCACCGGCCTGGTCTGGCGGAATTTCATGGCCAACCCTGAGATCGCCCCCGCCCTCCGCGCCATCGGTTTCCAACCCGACAAGTAA
- a CDS encoding MFS transporter, producing MPHQNHVTAPEDRIPVSQKIAYGMGAVVTIVAVNSVMQLTNLVYIVGLGVSAIWIGWASAFPRLWDAVIDPFIGNMSDNSRSRFGRRIPFLIAGGLLIGIAFAMLWMVPRDWSKEWMFGYFVVTSLFFYTVVPVYAIPQGALGMEMTSDYHEKTNLFAYASFIGNIGALTLPWVYYLANRPFFGGDTVNGIKWICLGMAVILTGAAMWCALVCKEGKLHQARAQARVPIVESFKTTYRNGTFVRLVSAFVLLIVAFQLVMGFNNYITIFYLYGGNTSAASSLMAYNGTLWAVTGLLGAFPMAWLSKRYGKRFTVIFALALIIGGNLSKIICYNPALPYLTMIPTVCLSLGMVIGFSLVNAMIADICDEDELATGIRREGIYFAVYNWWWKVAVSIATVLSGYLQRLTGFAEGAHTQSDATLFWLRAWEIGLPPALCLFSVWLVFKYPLTEARAYEIKGLLKARQTAAAATPASAA from the coding sequence ATGCCCCACCAAAACCACGTCACGGCCCCGGAAGACCGCATTCCGGTGTCGCAGAAGATCGCCTACGGCATGGGGGCGGTCGTCACCATCGTGGCGGTGAACTCCGTCATGCAGCTCACGAATCTCGTCTACATCGTCGGCCTCGGCGTGAGCGCGATCTGGATCGGCTGGGCCTCGGCGTTCCCCCGGCTGTGGGACGCCGTCATCGATCCGTTCATCGGCAACATGTCCGACAACTCCCGCTCGCGCTTCGGCCGGCGCATCCCGTTCCTCATCGCGGGCGGCCTGCTGATCGGCATCGCGTTCGCAATGCTGTGGATGGTGCCGCGCGACTGGAGCAAGGAGTGGATGTTCGGCTACTTCGTTGTCACGTCGCTGTTCTTCTACACCGTTGTCCCGGTCTACGCGATCCCCCAAGGCGCGCTCGGCATGGAGATGACCTCGGACTACCACGAGAAGACCAACCTCTTCGCCTACGCCAGTTTCATCGGCAACATCGGCGCTCTCACCCTGCCGTGGGTCTACTACCTGGCCAACCGCCCGTTCTTCGGCGGCGACACCGTCAACGGCATCAAGTGGATCTGCCTCGGCATGGCCGTGATCCTGACCGGCGCGGCGATGTGGTGCGCGCTGGTCTGCAAGGAGGGCAAGCTCCACCAGGCCCGCGCCCAGGCCCGCGTGCCGATCGTCGAGAGCTTCAAGACCACCTACCGCAACGGCACCTTTGTGCGCCTGGTGTCGGCGTTCGTGCTGCTGATCGTCGCCTTCCAGCTCGTGATGGGCTTCAACAACTACATCACGATCTTCTACCTCTACGGCGGCAACACCAGCGCGGCGTCCTCCCTCATGGCCTACAACGGCACGCTCTGGGCCGTCACCGGCCTTCTCGGCGCCTTCCCGATGGCGTGGCTCTCGAAACGCTACGGCAAGCGCTTCACGGTGATCTTCGCCCTCGCGCTCATCATCGGCGGCAACCTCTCGAAGATCATCTGCTACAACCCGGCGCTGCCCTACCTGACGATGATCCCGACCGTCTGCCTCTCGCTCGGCATGGTGATCGGCTTCTCCCTCGTGAACGCCATGATCGCCGACATCTGCGACGAGGATGAGCTCGCCACCGGCATCCGCCGCGAGGGCATCTACTTCGCCGTCTACAACTGGTGGTGGAAGGTCGCCGTCTCGATCGCCACCGTCCTCAGCGGCTACCTGCAGCGCCTCACCGGCTTCGCCGAGGGCGCCCACACGCAAAGCGACGCGACCCTGTTCTGGCTGCGCGCCTGGGAGATCGGCCTGCCGCCGGCGCTCTGCCTCTTCAGCGTGTGGCTGGTGTTCAAGTATCCGCTCACCGAGGCCCGCGCCTACGAGATCAAGGGCCTGCTGAAGGCCCGTCAGACGGCGGCAGCCGCCACCCCCGCGAGCGCGGCGTGA